A window from gamma proteobacterium SS-5 encodes these proteins:
- the nadB gene encoding L-aspartate oxidase produces the protein MEPIVQQDVLIIGSGAAGLSLALRLPQRLSIALLAKGSLEESNTFYAQGGISAVRHARDSLESHVLDTLNAGAGLCDEGRVRLVVERGPGNIDWLDNLGVEFTRFPNPATGPEYHLTREGGHSHRRVIHAADHTGREMQQRLDRMARLRPNIRIQENHLALDLITENKLERPGNRVLGAYVYDIANDRVQTFAARFVVIATGGAGKVYLYTSNPDLATGDGIAMAWRAGCRVANMEFIQFHPTCLYHPQAKSFLITEAVRGEGGHLLLADGERFMHRFDGRAELAPRDIVARAIDHEMKRTGADHLWLDISHKPAAFIREHFPTIHGKCLEFGIDITQAPIPVVPAAHYTCGGVVCDERARTDLPGLYCIGEAAYTGLHGANRMASNSLLECLVFGQLAAEDIGRQSARTQMPEDLPIWDESRVSDPNEEVMVAHNWDELRRFMWDYVGIVRSNRRLERALHRIDMLRREIREYYGNFRVSNDLLELRNLVDVADLIIRSARRRHESRGLHYNLDFPFRDDQQQNQPTILYPDSYRPGPDR, from the coding sequence ATCGAACCCATAGTCCAGCAGGACGTCCTCATTATCGGCAGCGGTGCCGCAGGCCTCAGCCTGGCCCTGCGCCTGCCGCAGCGGCTCAGTATCGCCCTGCTGGCCAAGGGCAGCCTGGAGGAATCCAACACCTTTTATGCCCAGGGCGGCATCTCGGCGGTGCGTCATGCGCGAGACTCCCTGGAGTCCCATGTGCTGGATACCCTCAACGCCGGGGCCGGCCTCTGTGACGAGGGTCGGGTACGCCTGGTGGTGGAGCGTGGCCCGGGGAATATCGACTGGCTGGACAACCTGGGGGTGGAGTTCACCCGCTTTCCCAACCCGGCCACCGGCCCCGAGTACCACCTGACCCGCGAAGGCGGGCATTCGCACCGGCGCGTGATCCACGCCGCCGACCACACCGGCAGGGAGATGCAGCAACGGCTCGACCGCATGGCCCGGCTCAGGCCCAACATCCGAATTCAGGAAAACCACCTGGCGCTGGACCTGATCACCGAAAACAAGCTGGAGCGCCCAGGCAACCGGGTGCTCGGGGCCTATGTGTATGACATCGCCAACGACCGGGTGCAGACCTTCGCCGCCCGCTTTGTGGTCATCGCCACCGGCGGTGCCGGCAAGGTCTATCTGTACACATCCAACCCGGACCTGGCCACCGGCGACGGCATCGCCATGGCCTGGCGCGCCGGCTGCCGCGTGGCCAACATGGAATTCATCCAGTTCCACCCCACCTGCCTCTATCACCCGCAGGCCAAGTCCTTTCTTATCACCGAGGCGGTACGCGGCGAGGGCGGCCACCTGCTGCTGGCCGATGGCGAACGCTTCATGCACCGCTTCGATGGCCGCGCCGAACTGGCCCCGCGCGACATAGTCGCCCGCGCCATCGACCACGAGATGAAACGCACCGGGGCCGACCACCTGTGGCTGGACATCAGCCACAAGCCGGCCGCCTTCATCCGCGAGCACTTTCCCACCATCCACGGCAAATGCCTGGAGTTTGGCATCGACATCACCCAGGCCCCCATCCCGGTAGTGCCGGCGGCCCACTACACCTGCGGCGGCGTGGTCTGCGATGAGCGGGCGCGTACCGACCTGCCCGGCCTCTACTGCATCGGCGAGGCGGCCTATACCGGCCTGCACGGGGCCAACCGCATGGCCAGCAACTCCCTGCTGGAATGCCTGGTATTCGGCCAGCTGGCGGCTGAGGATATCGGCCGCCAGAGCGCGCGCACCCAGATGCCCGAAGACCTGCCGATCTGGGACGAAAGCCGTGTCAGCGACCCCAACGAGGAGGTCATGGTGGCGCACAACTGGGATGAGCTGCGCCGCTTCATGTGGGACTACGTCGGCATAGTCCGCTCCAACCGGCGTCTGGAGCGGGCCCTGCACCGCATCGACATGCTGCGCCGGGAGATCCGCGAATACTACGGCAACTTCCGCGTCAGCAACGACCTGCTGGAGCTACGCAACCTGGTGGATGTGGCCGACCTGATCATCCGCTCCGCCCGCCGCCGACACGAAAGCCGCGGCCTGCACTACAACCTGGACTTCCCCTTCCGCGATGACCAGCAGCAAAACCAGCCCACCATCCTCTACCCCGACAGCTACCGACCGGGGCCAGACCGATGA
- the rpoE gene encoding RNA polymerase sigma factor RpoE, producing MTEQQPLDTELVARAQQGDKRAFDLLVIRYQQRVVSLIMRYVKDPDEALDVAQEAFVKAYRALPRFRGDSAFFTWLFRIAVNAAKNYLSSAAGRRNNAPDIDRELAERVDDSGRLRELSTPEDYLCEEELVQVLHKAIQDLPEDLRSALTLREMEGLSYEEIAQVMDCPIGTVRSRIFRAREAVDARIKPLLGH from the coding sequence ATGACTGAACAACAGCCATTGGATACGGAGTTGGTGGCGCGGGCGCAGCAGGGCGACAAGCGTGCCTTCGATCTGTTGGTGATCCGCTATCAGCAGCGCGTGGTCAGCCTCATCATGCGCTATGTCAAAGACCCCGACGAGGCCCTGGATGTGGCCCAGGAGGCCTTCGTCAAGGCCTATCGGGCCCTGCCCCGGTTCCGTGGCGACAGCGCCTTTTTCACCTGGCTGTTCCGCATTGCGGTGAACGCGGCGAAGAATTACCTGTCATCCGCTGCCGGGCGGCGTAACAATGCCCCGGATATCGACCGGGAATTGGCCGAGCGAGTGGATGATTCCGGCCGCCTGCGGGAACTCTCTACCCCTGAAGACTATCTATGTGAGGAAGAATTGGTGCAGGTGCTGCACAAGGCCATCCAGGACCTGCCCGAGGATCTGCGCTCGGCCCTCACCCTGCGTGAAATGGAAGGCCTGAGCTACGAAGAGATCGCCCAGGTGATGGACTGTCCCATAGGCACGGTGCGTTCGCGCATCTTCCGCGCCCGCGAGGCGGTGGACGCCCGGATCAAACCCCTGCTGGGGCACTGA
- a CDS encoding sigma-E factor negative regulatory protein, protein MQQNTAQQLSALSDDELTEFERRRLLDDLLDEPENRATLARYRLIGEAMRHDQSEALVGVGFYRGVSRALRVAADQAVETDLRRGQTGLPVPAAAPVRFWGRPLAGLALAASLSLISLWLAPQWFPDRALLNGHVELASAAEPTGRDADSTKPDQTVLAVAEPTVGDDPEQWRRLPPEMEQRLNRYLMDHAEFAAGRGMDRMLPYASFVSYEPGL, encoded by the coding sequence ATGCAACAGAACACAGCGCAGCAACTCTCCGCCCTGAGTGATGATGAACTCACCGAGTTTGAGCGTAGGCGTCTGCTGGATGACCTGCTGGACGAGCCGGAAAACCGCGCTACCCTGGCCCGTTACCGGCTGATCGGTGAGGCCATGCGTCACGACCAGAGCGAGGCCCTGGTGGGCGTGGGCTTCTATCGCGGCGTCTCCCGAGCCCTCCGGGTGGCTGCCGACCAAGCGGTGGAAACGGATTTGCGCCGGGGGCAGACAGGCCTGCCGGTTCCCGCAGCCGCCCCGGTCCGCTTCTGGGGCAGACCCCTGGCCGGCCTGGCCCTGGCCGCCTCCCTCAGCCTGATCAGCCTGTGGCTGGCACCGCAGTGGTTCCCTGATCGGGCCCTCCTGAACGGCCATGTCGAACTGGCCAGCGCGGCCGAGCCGACAGGGCGTGATGCGGACAGCACAAAGCCGGATCAGACCGTGCTGGCGGTGGCCGAGCCCACCGTCGGGGATGACCCCGAGCAATGGCGGCGACTGCCGCCGGAGATGGAGCAGCGGCTCAACCGCTATCTGATGGATCACGCCGAATTCGCCGCCGGGCGGGGCATGGACCGCATGTTGCCCTACGCCAGCTTCGTCAGCTATGAGCCGGGTCTTTAG
- a CDS encoding MucB/RseB C-terminal domain-containing protein produces MSRVFSMPRHGLTSGLLILGLVLIPMPLWAEDAAEAWLEQMSKAMAGLNYEGELVYQHGDQIKVLQLIHTVRQGRERERLISLNGVPREVIRDQDAVRCVRPSSQAVSVDRRGGSGYGFPSLQPLTAHELGRVYRMRLAGQGGQARVAGRLARRLDIQPLDGYRYGHRLYLDEEYRLPLKQEVLDHQGQRVSLIMYSRIKVDPGLPFEASQASPLSKDFSLIEYRPRQKVDGEQPEAWGLSRLPPGFHISHRDFRQDEGGISMEHLVLSDGLASVSLYLEPARPDNHFDGPSRLGAVSIHGRRLQDRQILVIGEVPQVTTRFIAEAVELR; encoded by the coding sequence ATGAGCCGGGTCTTTAGTATGCCCCGGCATGGGTTGACGTCTGGGCTGCTGATCCTGGGCCTTGTTCTGATCCCCATGCCGCTCTGGGCCGAGGACGCTGCGGAGGCCTGGCTGGAGCAGATGTCCAAGGCCATGGCCGGGCTCAACTACGAGGGCGAGCTGGTCTATCAGCACGGCGATCAGATCAAGGTGCTGCAGCTGATCCACACCGTGCGCCAGGGGCGCGAGCGGGAGCGCCTGATCTCTCTCAACGGCGTGCCCCGTGAGGTGATCCGCGACCAGGACGCGGTGCGCTGCGTGCGTCCCAGCAGCCAGGCGGTATCCGTGGATCGGCGCGGCGGCAGCGGCTACGGCTTTCCCTCCCTGCAGCCCCTGACGGCCCATGAGCTGGGCCGGGTCTATCGTATGCGGCTGGCCGGGCAGGGTGGCCAGGCACGGGTGGCCGGGCGGCTGGCGCGGCGTCTCGACATCCAGCCGCTGGATGGCTACCGCTACGGCCACAGGCTCTACCTGGACGAGGAATACCGCCTGCCGCTGAAGCAGGAGGTGCTGGACCACCAGGGCCAGCGCGTCAGCCTGATCATGTACAGCCGCATTAAGGTGGACCCAGGGCTGCCCTTCGAGGCATCCCAGGCCAGCCCCCTGAGCAAGGACTTCAGCCTGATCGAATACCGCCCGCGGCAAAAGGTCGATGGCGAGCAGCCAGAGGCCTGGGGCCTGAGCCGTCTGCCGCCGGGCTTTCACATCAGCCATCGCGATTTTCGCCAGGATGAGGGCGGCATCAGCATGGAGCATCTGGTGCTCAGCGATGGCCTGGCCTCGGTATCCCTCTACCTGGAACCGGCGCGGCCGGACAACCACTTTGATGGCCCCTCACGGCTGGGGGCGGTGAGCATCCATGGCCGTCGGCTGCAAGACCGTCAGATCCTGGTCATTGGCGAGGTACCCCAGGTCACCACCCGCTTTATCGCCGAGGCGGTGGAACTGCGATGA